The Elusimicrobiota bacterium genome includes a window with the following:
- the tmk gene encoding dTMP kinase, giving the protein MSVVPKGLFITLEGGEGSGKSTQARLLADYVRQQEIPVVHTREPGGTSIAESVRRVLLHPKGRVAPLTELLLYQAARAQHLAEIVSPALRAGSVVICERFTDATEAYQGYGRGLNLSQIRVLNDIATGCLRPDRTFLLDVPVPKGLSAARGLAKRLSRHGAKARGGDRMERESSLFHERVRRGYLALARRDPRRFRKISWGRPVAEVHAQIRIDVDQFLSDRFPRVRSKPGPSRARGPRS; this is encoded by the coding sequence ATCTCCGTCGTGCCTAAAGGATTGTTCATCACCCTAGAAGGGGGCGAAGGGTCGGGAAAAAGTACCCAGGCCCGGCTGTTGGCGGATTACGTTCGCCAACAGGAGATCCCCGTCGTCCATACCCGTGAACCGGGGGGGACCTCCATTGCCGAATCGGTTCGCCGGGTCTTGCTCCATCCCAAGGGGCGTGTCGCTCCTCTCACCGAACTTTTACTCTACCAGGCCGCTCGGGCCCAACATCTCGCGGAGATCGTTTCCCCGGCGCTCCGGGCGGGCTCTGTGGTGATTTGTGAACGATTTACCGACGCCACCGAGGCGTACCAAGGCTATGGCCGGGGTTTAAACTTATCTCAAATACGGGTATTGAACGATATTGCCACGGGTTGCTTGCGGCCGGACCGCACATTTCTTTTGGACGTCCCCGTCCCAAAGGGACTGTCCGCCGCCCGGGGGTTGGCGAAACGTCTTTCCCGCCATGGTGCTAAAGCCAGGGGTGGGGACCGCATGGAGCGGGAATCATCCCTTTTCCACGAACGAGTGCGCCGGGGTTACCTGGCGCTGGCACGGAGGGACCCCCGTCGGTTCCGTAAAATTTCCTGGGGAAGACCTGTGGCTGAAGTTCACGCACAAATTCGGATTGATGTTGATCAATTCCTCTCTGACCGATTCCCTCGGGTCCGTTCAAAACCAGGGCCTTCCAGGGCTAGGGGACCCCGATCATGA
- a CDS encoding carboxypeptidase regulatory-like domain-containing protein, with protein sequence MRRFFRTKRVCRAATGVTLVELMLAMVILVVAAIGVMGVFIYIAKSIQHSKCRGLAANLSQEQLQVLKQKHYYRVMVTTDTAYRTEFTPPIPYDTGYFPPETILEGGITFTRLTHVAWAMEISGEILPLPATSSDTNLKIIIVTTIWHLDSDFHKVQIKNVFSNPDAVVASSMLMGTVTSGGVPVPDALVTVTENNGALDTTDNLGNYSITLFPGYYNLTCAAQGFFTKTAAVSVATNTAAVSNFSLTPMTVATLSGNVWKKDHLVISQVVGSSPTSGGFDQEYVEIFNPTTWTWTVPSVLGFTFQRQSSQDAAPVPIAIDYTGSTTTIVPGGFYLFSNTSPVRVAGVEVPADALWESAVGGPNQINFAPRFVTTVGLESYNILSVSEDGISSAAGGLRLMNTVTGQVLDRVGWQGNGGQPPDPISYESSPMIQFIGLQRNELFIRYSSAGGVSTSVGPAYDSNQNNLDWWAVTIFTPPRNTVSALQTILAGTPAVGAAITCNDGLSGAVTAAATGSPPVARFSLPNVATGTWNVFMASGTESIEMSTVTVSAAGTVWIPNAGTTPSWPGTNQYDVFLTSTTEEGYISGTVKNAANTAITPGVVVSNGSQTTTASTANGFYMLKSPPGVFTVWANPNNANASYVSASVGPVTVTAGQVVSNMNFTLSQAGQIAGFVSRDGINPLPGVAIKATNASSYVESHQVSGSNGRFVMSNVSTGSFVVTPVLNSGETATPASANVTVGIGANVWSATFTVTGAMGGITGTVKKGGESIQTGVMVIATTSTIPAAPPVLDLDSVMGATYFTGSSNEDGTYRLEVRGSTTTAYRVYAYYPVPGSPWTIYSGVVANVWVTPGVSTAVAHFNW encoded by the coding sequence ATGAGACGTTTCTTTCGCACGAAGCGTGTCTGTCGCGCTGCAACTGGGGTAACGCTTGTCGAACTGATGCTCGCCATGGTGATCCTTGTGGTAGCGGCGATCGGGGTCATGGGGGTCTTCATTTATATTGCCAAGTCCATTCAACATTCCAAATGCCGTGGGCTGGCCGCAAATTTGTCCCAGGAACAACTTCAGGTTCTCAAACAAAAACATTATTACCGGGTCATGGTCACGACAGACACGGCCTATCGGACGGAGTTCACGCCCCCGATTCCCTACGACACCGGATATTTCCCTCCCGAAACAATTTTGGAGGGGGGGATAACCTTTACGCGGCTGACCCACGTGGCCTGGGCCATGGAAATTTCGGGGGAAATCCTTCCCCTTCCCGCCACCTCGTCAGACACCAACCTTAAAATAATTATTGTAACGACCATCTGGCACCTAGATTCGGACTTTCATAAAGTTCAAATTAAGAACGTATTTTCGAATCCGGACGCGGTCGTTGCCTCGAGTATGTTGATGGGCACCGTCACCAGCGGTGGGGTCCCGGTGCCGGACGCGCTTGTGACTGTGACGGAAAACAATGGGGCCTTAGACACCACGGACAATCTTGGGAACTACTCGATCACACTCTTTCCAGGTTATTACAACCTGACCTGTGCCGCCCAGGGGTTTTTCACAAAAACGGCGGCCGTGTCTGTGGCCACCAACACGGCGGCCGTTTCTAACTTTAGTCTGACCCCGATGACCGTGGCCACTCTCTCTGGCAACGTCTGGAAAAAGGACCATTTGGTCATCAGCCAAGTGGTGGGGAGTTCCCCCACTTCCGGGGGATTTGACCAGGAATATGTGGAAATTTTTAATCCCACCACCTGGACGTGGACCGTTCCCAGCGTTCTCGGTTTCACCTTCCAACGCCAATCCAGTCAAGACGCGGCCCCCGTCCCCATTGCCATTGATTACACTGGAAGCACAACCACCATTGTGCCGGGAGGTTTCTACCTGTTTTCCAACACATCACCGGTTCGGGTGGCGGGTGTCGAGGTTCCAGCGGACGCCCTCTGGGAATCCGCTGTGGGAGGACCGAACCAGATCAATTTCGCACCCCGCTTTGTCACCACGGTTGGATTAGAGAGTTATAATATTCTTTCTGTTTCGGAAGATGGTATTTCCAGTGCGGCCGGCGGCCTTCGTCTCATGAATACGGTCACCGGCCAGGTTCTGGACCGTGTCGGGTGGCAGGGCAATGGAGGTCAACCGCCGGATCCCATATCCTACGAATCATCACCCATGATCCAGTTTATTGGTCTCCAGAGGAACGAACTGTTCATCCGATATTCCAGTGCAGGGGGCGTAAGCACAAGCGTGGGACCAGCCTATGATTCCAACCAAAACAATCTGGATTGGTGGGCGGTAACGATATTTACCCCACCACGCAACACGGTTTCGGCCCTCCAAACCATTCTGGCAGGGACTCCCGCGGTTGGGGCGGCGATCACGTGCAATGACGGGCTTTCTGGTGCGGTCACCGCCGCCGCCACGGGGTCTCCCCCTGTGGCGAGGTTTTCGTTGCCGAACGTGGCCACGGGAACGTGGAATGTGTTTATGGCTTCCGGGACGGAATCCATCGAGATGTCCACGGTGACCGTATCGGCTGCCGGGACGGTTTGGATTCCCAACGCCGGGACAACTCCCAGCTGGCCCGGGACCAATCAATATGACGTTTTTCTCACCTCGACCACGGAAGAAGGGTATATTTCTGGAACGGTTAAAAACGCGGCCAATACGGCGATTACTCCGGGGGTGGTGGTTTCTAACGGGTCCCAAACCACGACGGCGTCCACCGCGAACGGGTTCTATATGCTGAAGTCCCCTCCAGGCGTGTTCACCGTGTGGGCAAACCCAAACAACGCGAACGCGAGCTACGTTAGTGCTTCCGTTGGGCCTGTCACGGTAACAGCAGGGCAGGTGGTCTCTAATATGAACTTCACTTTGTCCCAGGCCGGCCAAATTGCCGGGTTTGTTTCCCGGGACGGGATCAACCCGTTACCCGGTGTAGCGATTAAAGCGACCAACGCGTCCAGTTACGTGGAGTCTCACCAAGTGAGTGGGTCCAATGGACGGTTCGTTATGTCCAATGTCTCAACGGGGTCGTTTGTGGTCACCCCCGTTCTCAATTCCGGTGAAACCGCCACGCCGGCCTCCGCCAACGTGACGGTAGGTATCGGCGCGAATGTATGGTCCGCCACGTTCACGGTCACCGGGGCCATGGGGGGCATTACAGGAACGGTAAAAAAAGGGGGGGAGTCCATTCAAACGGGGGTCATGGTTATTGCCACCACCTCCACCATCCCAGCGGCTCCGCCAGTTCTCGATCTTGATAGTGTTATGGGAGCCACCTATTTCACCGGTTCCAGTAACGAAGACGGGACCTATCGGCTTGAAGTGAGGGGAAGCACCACAACGGCTTATCGGGTCTACGCGTATTACCCGGTCCCAGGTTCCCCATGGACCATCTATTCGGGTGTGGTCGCTAACGTTTGGGTTACCCCCGGGGTGAGTACGGCTGTGGCCCATTTTAACTGGTGA